The genome window GGACGCGCAGTCCGGCCGCGCGCAACCAGTCCAGACAGCCCTTGCCCTTGAAGCCGATCCGGGGCATGGGGCACAGGTCAACCAGACCCGCGCACCCGGCCCGGAGGCGTTCTCCTTCAAGGTCGCCGTAGTTGTCGGCCGCCATGGCATCGCCTACTTTAACGAAGCCCCCGGCGCCCGCCGCCAGCAATTTGCGATAGACGAAGCTGCGGCGCGGGCAGTCCGCGGGATGGGTTGGGGAATGATCTTTCGCAGCCGCCATCGCGCTACAATTGCTGGCGCCTGCCTTCCGGGTCGTAGAACGGCATTTTCGCCGTCTCGGCGCGGAGCGTTTTGTCGGCACCTGTCTTGATAAGGAAGCGGGCGCCGGGCGCCTGCTGTTCCGGCGCGACGAAGGCCATGCCCACCGGTCTGCCCAGCGTCGGCGAAAAGGCAATGGAAGTGACGTAGCCGGTAATTTCGCCGTCTGCGCGCACAGTCAGGTGGCACTCTTCGGGCAAAGGAGACTCCGGCGGCAGCACGAAGCCGACCAGGACCCGGCTCAGGGGCATTGCGGCGCGTATGGCAATGGGCCGCTTGCCGATGAAGAAAGGCTTGTTTTTGGAGACCGCCCATGCCATGCCTGCTTCGTGCGGGGAGCACAGCCCGTCGGTATCCTGGTGCAGGATCAGAAAGCCCTTCTCCAACCGCAACAGCCGTTGCGCCTCCACTCCGAAGGGACGGATGCCGAATTCCTTGCCCGCTTCCATCAACGCATCCCACAGCGCTTCGCCTTGCGAGGCAGGCGCGTGGATCTCGTAGCCCAATTCACCGACGAAACCGGCACGCATCAGCCTTGCCGGGATGCCCGCGATACCGGCTTCGTGCAATTCCATAAAGGGGAAGGCGGCAGCGGAGAGGTCCAGGTCCCGGACCAATTTCTGCAGAACTTTGCGCGAGTTGGGGCCGGCCAGGTTCACTGCGGCACAAGCGGCGGTGACGTTGGTAATGCTGACGTCCAGGCGCCACTCGGCATTCCACCGCAGCATTGTCCGGAAGACGGCCTCTACGCCGCCGGTGGTCGCGGTTACGTAGAAATGTCCCTTGCCGAGGCGGCATGCGATGCCGTCGTCCATGAGCGTGCCGAACTCGTCGGCCATTACGGTATAGCGGCAGCGCCCGACCCGCTGCTTGGCATGGGAGACCATGTACATGCGGTCCACGAATTCGACGGCGTCCGGCCCCACGATCTCCAGCTTGCCCAGCGTAGAGACGTCCACCAAGCCTACATTATTGCGCACGTTGAGCGCCTCCGCCCGGATTTGCGCATCCCGGCGTTCGGAGTCGCCATAGAACGAGGGCCGCAGCCAGGCGCCAACGATCTGCATCTGCGCCGCTGCCTCCAGGTGCCGTTCGTGCATTGCGCTCAGGCGCACCGGTTCGAAGGAACGACCGGCGAGGTCTTCCAGCCTTTCCGGAAAGCAGGGAGGGCGCTGCGTCGTGGTGAAAGCGCGCCCGGCGGGGGTGGCCGCTGCGCCCTGGGATGCCAGACGCAGCAGGTTCAGCGCGGAGTGGCGCCCCTGGGAAGGCCCCATAACAGCTGTGGTGTAGCGCTTAGTCAGCTCGAGTTGATCGAAGCCTTCTGCCACCGCGTCCGCTATATCGCGGATCTGCACGTCTTCGTCTAAATCTACAAACTCTCTGCCTTTCGGGTGCGGGAAGATGGGCCATACGGAGGCGTTATCCGGGGTGCCGGCCGCCGCCTCGCGCGGCGGCGGAGGGAGAGCGGCTGCGGCGCAGCCCGCTGTCTGCGCCGCCATGGCGCCGGCGCGGCGGCCTTCGGTCAGCGCCGCATCCAGTTTGCAGCAACCATTGACCGAGCCCGCAATCGTCGCGGCACGGCTGCCGTCAGGGAGCGCGTCTGTGACCAGCGTACCGAGTGCCGGGTCGTACGCCAGACGCCCGCCGGCATGACAGATCAGCTGGGCGGCTGGCGCATAGCCCACCGATACGCAAATGAGATCGCAGGAAATGCGCTCCGCCGGTTCGGCGACGGCGCCGGTTCGGCTAATCCGGGCAATGGCAGCGGCGCCTACGCTGCGGCCGCCATCCGCTGGCAAGGCCTCGAATACCGTGGCGCCAGCTACGACCCGCATTTGACGCTCCCGCGCCGCCCGTTCCAGAGCCCTCCCCGGCGGCGCCTGGCGCAGTTCCGCTATTGCCGCGACCTCGACCCCGGCATCTCGCAGGTCCAGGGCGACCCCGTAGCCATCTTCCCCGGCAGTAGCTACCACTGCCCGCAGGCCCGGCTTCACCCCGTATAGCCGCATCAATTTCTGTGCCGCGGTCCCGAGCATGACACCGGGCAGGTCGTTGTTGCGGAACACCAGCGGCTGTTCGATCGCGCCAGTGGCGGCGACTACAGCCTTTGCCCGCAATTTGAGCATTCCTCCCGTAGGGCTTATCGCTGACAGCAGGTTGTCCTGGAACCAGCCAGTGCAGGTCGTGCGGGAATATACGGAGATGCCAGGAGCGGCTTCGACCTGGGCCCTTAGCTCCGCCGCCCGGGTCTCCGCCGACTGTCCCTGTGGGTCCAGGCGCGCGAAGTTGAGACTGCCGCCCAGTTGAGGCTGA of Gammaproteobacteria bacterium contains these proteins:
- a CDS encoding 2Fe-2S iron-sulfur cluster-binding protein gives rise to the protein MTTVTERRLPAPWGRFINRSRPVTLRFEGVPYPGYEGDTVASALAASGRRLLSRSFKYHRPRGPFSMAGHDANCLVCLSGETSVRADLHPVSEGLEVRGQNFLGSLDRDLGACMGWFGRCLPVGFYYKTFHRPHGAWVFWEKFIRRVAGLGRLELDARRKTCRKRHLFTDVAVIGGGPAGLSAALQAAAAGAEVILIDDQPQLGGSLNFARLDPQGQSAETRAAELRAQVEAAPGISVYSRTTCTGWFQDNLLSAISPTGGMLKLRAKAVVAATGAIEQPLVFRNNDLPGVMLGTAAQKLMRLYGVKPGLRAVVATAGEDGYGVALDLRDAGVEVAAIAELRQAPPGRALERAARERQMRVVAGATVFEALPADGGRSVGAAAIARISRTGAVAEPAERISCDLICVSVGYAPAAQLICHAGGRLAYDPALGTLVTDALPDGSRAATIAGSVNGCCKLDAALTEGRRAGAMAAQTAGCAAAALPPPPREAAAGTPDNASVWPIFPHPKGREFVDLDEDVQIRDIADAVAEGFDQLELTKRYTTAVMGPSQGRHSALNLLRLASQGAAATPAGRAFTTTQRPPCFPERLEDLAGRSFEPVRLSAMHERHLEAAAQMQIVGAWLRPSFYGDSERRDAQIRAEALNVRNNVGLVDVSTLGKLEIVGPDAVEFVDRMYMVSHAKQRVGRCRYTVMADEFGTLMDDGIACRLGKGHFYVTATTGGVEAVFRTMLRWNAEWRLDVSITNVTAACAAVNLAGPNSRKVLQKLVRDLDLSAAAFPFMELHEAGIAGIPARLMRAGFVGELGYEIHAPASQGEALWDALMEAGKEFGIRPFGVEAQRLLRLEKGFLILHQDTDGLCSPHEAGMAWAVSKNKPFFIGKRPIAIRAAMPLSRVLVGFVLPPESPLPEECHLTVRADGEITGYVTSIAFSPTLGRPVGMAFVAPEQQAPGARFLIKTGADKTLRAETAKMPFYDPEGRRQQL